In Phaseolus vulgaris cultivar G19833 chromosome 3, P. vulgaris v2.0, whole genome shotgun sequence, the sequence TTAGGAACTAAGGAGGGATCATGCAGGAACTTAGATTACTTGCTGTTTTTAATAACAGTTGTAATACTTGAAATGGAATCTTATAAGGAGGTTCATTTTctatattttgtaaatttagGTTTGTATTTGAGAACAAGCACTTTGAGGGAGATTTGTGGTGATTGTGGTATTCCTAAAGTTGTAAACTAAAATCATGTAATTGTATTATCTCTATTACTGAATTCTGATTCCCAAAATCACTACTGCTATTATTGTCTACAAATCTAGGATTCTTGAGTGATAAATTGTATATGAATTATTGGACAATGGGTATACTGGTAAAAGTATAAAATTTGTTGAGTTTGGATTTGAAATGGTCCCTAAGTTCCATGTAAGTCGTTTTTCAATGTTTCATACCAATTATCGGTTGGGTTTGGATGTGACAGGAAGGCTATCAAAGATTTGACTATGGGGTTGAGCATTGATGGCAGCAACATCGAGTGTTTGTATTTACGAGCTTCCTGCTACCATGCTGTTGGACAATTCAAAGAGGCGGTATgaactttttaatttaatttttgggTGCATTGTTGGTTTGTCACACTACAACGTTTTTCAATGGTCTCAGGTCAAGGATTATGATGCTGCATTGGATTTGGAACTGGATTCAATGGACAAGTTTGTGCTCCAGTGCCTTGCCTTTTATCAGGtttgttttattaattgtaaCTCATCTGTTTTTTGTTCTCCCTCTTAATCCtattttactgataaaaaagaaCATAAATAATTTTCCTTCTGTGCTATAAGATCTACTAACACGTAATAGCCAACATTCATCTAGAGCAGGAGACATAATCACAAAAAAAAGGGAGCAGGAGAGATATTATAAGcctaacaatataaaaaatgcTAGAATGCATGTGGATTTCTGTTGGCATGTTTTAAAATAGGTCTGCTTTAGTTCCTTGTGTCACTTTGTTATATCAACATTGAGGCATACTAGTAGAACTTGCCCTGCCTTGATTCAGCTCCATATGGCATTGGGGCTCTTGGAATTAACATGATATTTCTTAAGtttcattaattatttaagAGCCTAGTTCTATGGTGTGCctgaatcttttttttttccgtATTGCAGAAAGAGATTGCACTGTACACAGCCTCAAAATTTAATGGTGATTTTTGCTGGTTTGATATTGATGGGGATATTGATGCACTTTTTAAGGTAAGTTTTATGAAAACAATTCTACTTTCCTCGGTATTCTAATCTTTCTTTATTCAAAGGTGTCTTAATTGGAAAACCCTATTTTACATTACTTTAGGATTTCCTGATTTCAATTAGTGATTATGATCATGTGTGTAGAGTAGGCCACTTACCTCAAAAACAGGAAGAATAGAAGAAAATATAAGTTTTTCCATAAGCATGACTATCAGAATTTTAGTGTTGGTTTAAAAGGATGTATAGCTCCTAGGCTTTTTGCTTAGGGCATAACTCAATCTCCAAAACCTGTATGTAAGGACAGGACCATAGTTACATAATTTACCATACACTATGGTATGGGTGCCACACGCGACCTAGTAAAGTAAGTATTGGTACCCATGCATAGTATGTATGTTTCGGTAAATAAATATTACcaccaatatatatatatatatatatatatatatatatatattttttttcatttggtaAAAGTTATGAATTGCCTATATATTGTAGATATTACTAGAGATTTATTTTGTTGGCCTTTAATTTGCTAacctttaataatttaatactattttattcTGTTGACCTTAAATAATTGATATTGTTTCTTAAGCTGGCctttaacattttaaaactatttactGTACTTCTCTCAAGAAAAATGGTGCACAACTGACAACACCATCCTCCAACTACAAGTCTACAACTtcagtaaaataaaaataaaaatagcttTCTTTTCAACTTCCATTATTGTCTTTCCTTTGGTTTGCCTAACCTTGCCACTGCTTTGCCTTACGTTCCACAATGCCTTACTGCTCACAATCATTTCCACTCTTACATTCTTCATCTTCCATTGTTGCATGACACTTTTCACTGCCAAAGTGAATGTCTTTCCCATTGTTCACCTTCCATTGTTGTATTAGAGCATACTAGTTTGTAAATGAACCATGAATTGGTACACAAACAAATTTACAGTTTTCTACTCATTTGAACAAATTATGTGACTATCTATAGTCAGATCAACCAAACTTTATTAACTTATTTAAACCATTTCTCTAGTTGACGTGGGACTAGACTACCACCCTTGAGGTTGTAATTAAAGCAGGCAAGGGATGGCTGCAATTAAGGTGGCTTTCCAACACTTTCCTTCACACCTAGGGCTATCAGTTAGTGTGGCAAATGCAGATGACCTAATAATGGATTTAAGATAGACTTTTGACACCATTTAAAAATGAGTCCAAGATCTAAACTCAATCCTACAAAACTAACTTCTGAGGTGAGGACTGCCTGATCTTTATAAGCTATATTAAAGCCACATATCTACTTGATGTGGGACCAAACCACCACCCTTGAGATTCTAAGGCGGGCAAGGGGTGATTGCAATCAAGCAAATTGGCAACAATAATAATTAGGTTTAAACCACAATGTGCTTATCCACGTTAAAGCATATGCTGAGGTTCCCATTTCTGCGATGGTTATTTTTATCTTCAATTTTATTGTGTTCAGGAATACTGGTGCAAGAAATTGCACCCAAAGAATGTATGCGAAAAGGTTTTCAGGCAACCTCCTTTACGTGAGTCTTTAAGAAAGGGAAAGCTTAAAAAGCAAGAGTTTACTATTACCAAGCAGAAGGCTGCTCTTCTACTGGCTTCAGATTCCATTGGCATGAAAATCCAATATGATTGTCCAGGATTTCTGCCTAATAGACGTCAGGTAAATCCCTTAGCTGTTGGGGTCCACTTTAATTCTGACAGTCTTTCATGTGCCATAGCGTACTTGTACTTTTCTTTGCTCCAAGACCTAGAAAAGGATTTGTTGCATCCAAAAATTCTGATAATTTTTCTTGTTCATATCATATTGTAGAATCAAATTGCAAAAGTAGGAAACATGCTATATTTTTCCATTTACTTCTAGGTCTCTAATACAAGGGattctattttgttttatctAGTGACAGAAATAATAGTGCATAATGATTGAATAAGATTATAAAATGGTACAGTTAAGGAATTTcagttttctgattttacactataactaaaattaaacaaatataaCTTTCCTTTCTTGAAATTTTCTATCTAAaagaacttttttattttaaaatcatggATATGTGcaagttttgatatatttttcctttataATTCATATATTCACTTTAAAGTGACATGCATTCAGTGAACAGTTGTGGTTTTTTTCTCATTATTGTTGATAATATCATCTTATTAACGTGTCTAAATTTGTGTGTTAATATTTCCTTATTATTAGCATCGTATGGCTGGACTTGCCACTATTGAAATTGCACAAAAGGTCTCCAAAGCTTGGCGTTCCCTCCGTGCTGAAGTGAAATGTTCAAATAAAGGGAACTCAAAGAATGGGAAAAGGGCCAGGAGAAGAGAAAGATTTAATATGACCAGTCAAAATAGAGGAGGTGCTGGTTGTAGTACAAGCAGTTCCTCAGTAACACCTTCAAATGGAATTATAGACGAAAGATCATCCAGCCGAATATTGTCATGGCATGATGTTTACTCATTAGCTGTTAGGTGGAGACAGATTTCAGAGCCTTGTGACCCTGTTGTATGGGTGAACAAACTAAGGTATCCCTTCTTTGTgctaactatttttttagagCACATTAATATAAATGGTGCTGATGTTTAAAATCCTGTAGTTCTAGAGGAATGACTGAACTGTCATCTTTTGTGGTCAGCTAACTTACAGAAATTCAAACTCCCACTCTAATTTTTAGTTAATACTGTTATTGTAAAATTGTTGTTAGAATAGGTCATATTAAATAGACTTTATTGGAAGTTATGTGCTTTGTGTTGTACCTAGGTTTTGGATGTGACATTTCttattgttttctctttcttctcatTCATTGTATATGAACTTCCAATATCATTATAAATATGAGAACCTGAGAGAAGGGAATCAAACTCTCAAATTCATAGTCTATTTGTTGTATTTTTCTCAAATTAGTATTAGAGCTGGTCAATCTCGCTCTGTCTATCTTTGTCTGTCTGGCAAAGAAAACGGTATTCAGTCAGCATTTGTTGCTGTCTGCCGCCGTCCGCGTCGCTGCTGCAGTTTCATCTGCTGATGACATAGTTTGGTGTGCCTCGAGGAGCATGATCCAACCCTGGTAGTCGCATGTCCAAACTCTGTCAGCACCACACATCGTATTCTTCTCGGTTGACCTAGGCACATGTGTCTCACGTCGCCACATGATCAGACTCCTTTTGGATTGCCACCGTTCGACTCACTGGAGCCTTCTGAACATGTTTGCGCTCTTGGTTCTTCATTTTGCTATTGTTTGGTGTGTGACATCAAGGGTTCCTCACAGTTTCTCTCTCCTTTGTCTTTCGGGCTTCATCCTCTCTCTCAAACTCTTCCTCCACCACTGTTTGTTGTTTTTATAGTTGGCACTGGCTGTGTTATGTAGAAGTGTTGTTTTTGGCCACTGGTGCTCATTGTATTTTTGAGAGATTAAAGTTGTTGGTTGTGGGTAATTATTGGCTTGTTATCAATCTGTTGGCCATTTGATTTGGATGTTAATTTGGACCATTTAggttttaattttgattattgATTGATTCCTCTTTCAATAGGTCTTCCTTTACTCAAAGTGGGTGCAAACATTCTCAATGCTCCTTTTTGTAGGAGAATTGGCCACATTCGAGTCACGTCCTGTGTTTtgttattttgtcacttttatTGATGAATATTCTCGTTGTACCTGATGAAACATAGGTTTAAACTTTTGAATATCTTTGAGTCTTtccttaatgaaattaaaaaccaATTTGGCCAAGTGATCAAGATCTTAAGGAGTGATAAAGCAAAATAATACTTTTCTTATGGTTTTTCTACTCTATTAAATTCATGTTATTTTACATTAGTCCACCTGTCCTCATACACTTCAGCAAAATGGTATAATAGAGAAAAAGAATAAACACTTAGTTGAAACTACTCGTACCTTATTGTTTGGTGTCAATCTATCTGTCCATCATTGGGGTCATGTCATTCTTACTTCTTGTTATCTTATTAATAAATGTCCTTTTCTTCTTTGGACAATAAATTTCTatattccattgtgtttttgaataAACAtccttttccatttctcctcGAGTCTTGTGTCTTTGGTTGTGCATGTTTTGTACATGATGTGTCTTCAGATTTGGACAAACTTTTAACCTAAGCTATCAAATGTGTCTTAGGATATTCTAGTATTCAAAAAGGGTATCGTTGTAATTCCTCTGAAACTAAAAAGTATTACATGTTAGTAAATGTCACATGTTTTGAAGAAACTCCTCCTCCTTCACATAAGATGTTAACTTTGTCCAATAGGTCTTGCATGTGCCTTTAGATAAGCGCTTTGTGTATCCAATTTCAAACATTGTTCCAAATTTTCCCAATAATCCAAATTCCTTTCATTAGCCCAGTTCATCGAGGCCATCACCCAGACCCAAATGACTAGTCCAATACCGTGTGATGAGTCATCTTCGTCAAGTCCTTCACCATCATCGTTCCATACTACGACTCATGATGATTCTAGTTGGCCTATTGTCATTCACAAAGCTATACACGCGCATCTATCATcctatttaaaattttcaatgttATTATCGTTTGTCTCTTACCTATTGTTCTTTTATCTCCTTTATAACTTCTATTACCATTCTTAAAAATGTGAAAGATGCGCTCGACTATCCTAGATAGCGACAAGCCATTATTGTTGAAATGTAGTTCCTTGAACATTGATACATGAGAGTTAGTTCCTTTTCCATTCGAAAAGAAGATGTTTGGTTGTCTTTGAGTCTATTCCATAAAAGTTGGCCTAATGGTGAAGTTGATTGTCTCAGAGATTGATTGGTAGCAAAAGGATATGCTTAGATCTATGGGCTCAACTACAATGATACTTACTCTCTCCGATGGCCAAGATGACTACTATTAGACTTTTCCTTGCCATGACAATCATTGGTCATTGGCctctattaattaaatattaagaatattttttgtaTACTGATCTTGAGGAAGAGTCTGCATGGAACAACCTGTTGAGTTTGTTGCTCAAGGGGAGTCTAGTCTAGTTTGTAAATTgcgtctctctctctctatgtCTCAAGCAATCTCCACGTCCTTGGTTTGGAAAGTTTAATCATATTGGTCAAACCTTTGGGCTGAAACGCAATAAGGCATATCATTATGTTTTATATTGTCATACTTCCCCTGGAAAATGTGTGTACTTAATAGTGTATGTTGATAATATAGTCATTACAGGGAACGATGTTGCTAGAATATCTAAATTAAAGGGACACCTATACATCATTTTTAGACTAACGATCTTGGATGTCTCAAATATTTTTTGGGCTTTGACATAGCCCAATTAAAGAAAGgcgttttaatttttcaaagaaattatgCTTTAGGTATCCTTGAAGAGACATATCATTGATTGTAAACAAGTGGATTGTCCTATGGATCCAAATCAGAAATTAATGTTAGAAGAGGGATAAGTGTTCTCTTATCATGAAAGATATAGAAGGATGATTGGAAAACTTATCTACCTTACCATTACTAGACCAGATTTGTCTTTTGTAGTTGGTATTGTAAGTTAGTTCATGCAGAATCCTTGTGTTGATCATTGCTATCGTGCGTATTCTACGGTACCTCAAGAAGGCTCTAGGACAAGGGCTACTTTATGAAGATAAAGGGAATACTTCAAATCTCTTGATATTGTGATGCTGATTGGGCAAGGTCTCCTGTGGCTAGAAGCTTTGCTACAAGATATTATGTTTTCATTGGAGGAAATATTATCTCTTGAAAaagcaagaagcaaaatgtagttgccCAATCAATTGTTGAACCTGAGTATTGGGCAATGACATCTCTCACTTGTGAGCTTATATGGGTAAAAAAATTCCTCCAAGAATTAGATTTTTGTGCGGTTCAACAACTAAGATGTATTGTGATAACCAAGCTGCTCTCCACATTGTCGCAATCCAGTATTCCGTGAGAGGACTGAACACCTAGAAATCAATTGtcattttattcaataaaagtTGTTGTCCAAAGAAATATGGACTGAGTTTGTCGGATCAAATGATCAACTTGCATATGTGTTAACAAAATCCTTTAGTGGACCTTTGaattgaatttatttgttttctgcTTGGTACATACAATTTATATGCTCCAACTTAAGAGAGAgtgttataaattataataggTCATCTTAAATAGACTTTCCTGAAGAACTGTTATGTGCTTTGTGTCTGTACCTAGTTTTTACGTGACCTtgcttgttcttttctttttcctcattATATTTGAACTTCCAATGTCATTATAAATATGAGAACCTAAGAAAGGGGAATCAAGCTCTCAAATTCATCCTCTattctttgtatttttctcaAGTATTAAATGTTTGTAAAGTCATGTTCATATTTCAAACCCATCTCCACCGACTTGAGGTAGTATTTTTACATCAAATGTTTCCAGTTTAGACAACTCCTGCTCCTATGTAAAATTAATAGCAAATAATTGTTAAAAGAACTATAACATGATTGGGGAAGGAAGAGAAGGACGACATAAATTTACACTAAACCAAATTAATCTCAAAGATAAGTTGACAAAATTTTATGTATACTACGTAATAATACTTAACCTTTACTCATTTTATCTGCTGAGTAAAAGTGTGGAGTTTCTCTTACTTCTAGATAACCAACCACGACCTCTTTGATACTAAACAATGATCACCTTCCCCCCACCTCGGAATGAGGatgttttttataaaagaatttgGTTATTTGAACTTATTGTTTGTcctttttgtttctttgttACATTTTGTGTATGTGTGTTAACTTATGCCCTTTTTCAAATGATTTCCAATCTTAAGATTTGGTTGACTTTAGATTTTGAGAGAAATTTACATGAGTGTATCTCACTTAtgtatgtattatatatatattcagccttcatgttatttttaagttttagtaCTTTCACTTCTTGTGGATTGCTTTGCTAAGATTGAGtttacatatattaaaattttgcaatcaaactcttttatttttgaagtataaactttcctttatttgtaaCAATAAACTCAATTTTATTGGTCTAGGTTGGATAAATTTTTGCCTTTATTGGTTGCCAGCCTAATAGCACCGTGATATAGAATTTAAGTGGAGAGAAAGGAATAGAAAGACAGAAAGAAAGAGGTTGAAAGGGAAAAAAAGACAGAATAGAGAGGATAGAGAGAAACAAGGATCAGAGAAACTGTGTACGCGCTTGATTATCATTTCAGTCTGTATATATTTTGTCTAAAATACAACAgttcttttcttatttattttaacatatcACAACATTGGTTAATGTGCCTGGTTTTTCCTCGGATTATTATTTCAGAGTTGGACTCAAGACTTGtgttgaattttgaatttttgttttgcaCTGCAGTGATGAGTTTATTGCTGGATTTGGTTCTCACACACCCATGATTCTTGGGCAAGCCAAAGTTGTCCGTTACTTCCCTAATTATGAAAGGTGAAACCTATTTGCtgtttttattgatttattctATATTGATAGACTGGATCTTAAAGGAACAATATGACATCATTGATACTTGTAACTGACTCCGCATCGTCGGAAAAAGGCTTGGTTGTTGTTGTAGTAGTAGGCTAACTTTGAAAATGGTGGTTGTTTTTAATGTTACAGAACATTAGAAATTGCAAAGGCTGTAatgaaagagaaaacatttgtcCGAAGCAAAACAGATAAGATCATTCATCTTTCAGAAGATGGGAAATTAGAAGAGGTCAGTTGTTGATTGTTGATTTAGATATGTCGTACCACTTTTCTTTATCGTTGCTTGCCTGCAATAGGCCTCCTCACTGACTTTTAACCCCACAAGCTGTAGCTTTGGAAAAGTTACTTAGTTCTGTTGATATCAGCAGTAAACCTCTTATGCACTTATTTGGCTGGGTGGTATACTGAAGTTGTACATGTGGGATAGACATAATCTCTTCTTTATGTATTAAAGTGTCATTAGACCCAGTTCTTCATGCACTCAGGCTCAGCCACATATAGCAATCAAAGTACTATGCGCACAGAAACCATCCTTATCATTAGATAGGCTGAATGTCTACCCTAGAAAATTGAAATTCCCAAGTTACATGATAGACTATGTTTCTTATGCATCAATTGAGATCGACTGTGTAACATTTAATCTGTTATTTCtaatcaattgactttggtatTTTACATTAGCTTGTGAACATAGGCTGATTGACGAGCTTTTCCGGAAGTTTCTTATAGGAGAGACAAATAAAGGAAAATTGAATTAGCTACTCCATAAGTTAAAATAGCACATGCATGAGCTAATTTATAGAAAAACTCAGtttctctaattttttatttagcttGTAGAgaagttaaattattttttcttattttttttcctagAAGGATTTTTGTAGAAACTCGTTCAAACTTGTCCACAagataaatacaattaatgctCAACGATTTCATTTTTCTCAGTTAGATTTTTGACAAAGAAATGCTTGTagattatttttcctttcttttgaATGATATCAAACTTTACTTGCTGATGTTGCTTGTTTTTCTGTTTATAATATTACCTATAGCTTGAAGAACAACATCGTTGTAGTCTAACCTTTTCTGAAACACTTTAATGCTTGGTATGCAGATTATGCATGCAAAATCATGCTCTGATCTTTACAGAGTTGTTGGTGAGGATTTTTGGTTGGCTACCTGGTGCAACAGTACTGCATTTGAAGGGTATGTGTACACAGTGGTAACAGTGACACATATTTTCATTGACATTTATTTACATTTTGGATGATATTGTTTTTTCAGGAAGCAGCTTGAAGGGACTAGGATAACTGTTGTAAAAATGTAAGCTTGACAGACAAGCCTTGTAAAATTTTAGTTTTCACGCTACGAATTTAATTGGAAACTGAACATGTTTTTCAGGGGGGAGCACGGTTTCGACTTTGCAATCCGAACACCTAGTACACCTGCTAGATGGGAGGATTTTGACGAAGAAATGACAGTGGCATGGGAAGTATGTTTCTCGTACCAAGCAACTTTTAGTGTATTAATTAGCTGACAGTGGTGGATGATATAATGTTGTTTTGACATCCTTTCCAATGATCTCATCCTCATATGTATCATtcaattatcattaatatttcgCTGACCTTTTTAAATAGAAGGTAGCCAACAGATTTTATTATTGTCAAAGTTTCATCTGAAAATATGCTTTTATACAATGGCTCAACTTATTAGCTGAATTATAGTATTTATCTTGTACTCATCTTGGAAATGTTATGATTCAGACTATCTGCAATGCTTACTGTGGTGAAAATTACGGGTCTACTGATTTCGACATGCTTGAAAACGTGCGAGATGCAATTTTAAGGATGACATATTATtggtatatttttttcaaaatgggtTGGTTTATTTATCTTCTGATTTTTTAGCATTTGAAAATCATTTGTTAATCTGACTGAACTGTTTTTCAGGTATAACTTCATGCCACTGTCTAGGGGATCTGCTGCAGTTGGATTTATCGTTATGCTGGGCTTGTTACTTGCTGCGAACATGGAGTTCACGGGAAGCATCCCACAGGATTTACAGGTTGATTGGGAAGCCATTCTGAACTTAGATCCAAACTCGTTTGTGGATTCGGTTAAAACGTGGCTGTACCCATCTCTGAAGGTGACAACCTCATGGAAAGATTATCATGATGTTGCGTCAACTTTTGCAACAACAGGGTCGGTTATCGCTGCTTTGAACTTTTCTTCTGATGATTGAGCTCCTGTAATTATGATGACCATGAGATTAATTGCATATTAACTTTGACATGTTAGTTACATTGTAATCATATGTTAAAGattatatacaataaagttATTATGTCATTGGATGAAAAATGACCTTCTCTTCTCACTATTTTTTCCTCACGCTGCTTCAATAGAAAGTGATAAAAGCCGAATGCTTTatgtttgtattttattttgtcaGATTCTTCGCAACGTCAATTGGTCTTGTCATAATTATTTACATCCTTTTATTATTTTCTCCACCCTTCCATTTATTTCCTGTTTTATCTGTACTCTTCCCGTGATGCCTTAAGCTTCGGTTTACGGCCATGATTGAGATATTCTGTCTTTTGAGGTATTTTATTGTGTAGTGCGCAGAAGAAACCAAAGTAGTTTGGTCGGATAAGGCTCATGAATCCAACTTTATTGCAATAAGAGgtcataaaataatatttaaaccAGAACATTTTATGACTAATATCGCCAACTTGATTTGTCCTTTTCATGAACTGTGAATCGTGCTTTGAATGTTTCTTCAAGTTTCATACACTCTAAtgacattaatttatttttgtcctTTTCACTTCACGGAGAGAAGCCTTTTGCACAACAAAAGATAACAAATATCATGACCATAATTCAATCTATCATTGTATGGCTAATCTGTTTTTGCATACAATcaacaaattataaataacatagcagaaaagaaaatggaaatttaaataaatttccaATCTCTATTGGTTCAAGTGACAAGGAACTTAATTCCGTTAGATTAAATTTGAGAGTTGAATTCGGTAAaggaaaaagataaatattaaaataaattatcctTTTAAATAAACTCAACAGACTCAGTTTACATTAGTTTTAGTCAAATGTGAATTGCAGATAAGTAGAAtataaaaccaaaaaaataatatatatagtatAAAGAACTTTAATTCTTACTAGATTAGGACCagtttgtttaaaataaaaaaaaaaatattctaatttaaaataatttagtgaTTACCTTTTAGAGATTTAAAAAGTGATagtttacaatttaaaaataattattttatgagaaactgttttaaatagtttttactGTAATTATACCTTTTATTCTTTTAACTTCAGATTATTTTTAACAAatgtaataaaaacaatataaaattaatgGTGTTTTAAGAAAAGTTACTATTTGACTATAAAAGTTTAAACAAATGAACTCTAGGTGAATGCATCTCAAATATCAAACCAAGCAAAAAAAGGTTCATTTATgattgaaataattaattaatctgACTGAAAGCATCTTTTCACTTTGTGGTAGGcatataactttaataataCCTTCTTaatcattcttaaaaaatatttgatttgttGTCTTTTCTACATATAGGAATGGATTGAGATATgcca encodes:
- the LOC137808248 gene encoding suppressor of RPS4-RLD 1-like yields the protein MVTPVSSSERVDLARLCASKDWSKAIRILDSLISHSTAVQDLCNRAFCYSKLELHKHVIKDCDRALQLDPTLLQAYILKGSALSVLGRKENALLVWEQGYELALHQSADLKQLLELEELIATAKQGNNALCEGETHRPSILQTISGSPINGNLSETFKFQDTLGTKAELCDNATSDKSEICLKAADSFNLKSETHDEDRESNKSDGQVNGSPDVLDTLSYNSESCNDSSDASESSEKVSTNSGDSVNVTEIFRNPISKFIFSDERKGEAKKNKKFCVARISNTNSISVDFRLSRGIAEVNEGKYVNAISIFDQILKKDPAYPEALIGRGTAYAFQRELDAAIVDFTKAIQFNPLAGEAWKRRGQARAALGEFVEAIEDLTKALEFEPDTADILHERGIVNFKFKEFDAAVEDLSACVKLDKDNTSAYTYLGLALSSIGEYKKAEEAHLKSLQLDKNFLEAWAHLTQFYQDLAMPTKALECLNNMLQIDGRFARAYHLRGLLFHAMGEHRKAIKDLTMGLSIDGSNIECLYLRASCYHAVGQFKEAVKDYDAALDLELDSMDKFVLQCLAFYQKEIALYTASKFNGDFCWFDIDGDIDALFKEYWCKKLHPKNVCEKVFRQPPLRESLRKGKLKKQEFTITKQKAALLLASDSIGMKIQYDCPGFLPNRRQHRMAGLATIEIAQKVSKAWRSLRAEVKCSNKGNSKNGKRARRRERFNMTSQNRGGAGCSTSSSSVTPSNGIIDERSSSRILSWHDVYSLAVRWRQISEPCDPVVWVNKLSDEFIAGFGSHTPMILGQAKVVRYFPNYERTLEIAKAVMKEKTFVRSKTDKIIHLSEDGKLEEIMHAKSCSDLYRVVGEDFWLATWCNSTAFEGKQLEGTRITVVKMGEHGFDFAIRTPSTPARWEDFDEEMTVAWETICNAYCGENYGSTDFDMLENVRDAILRMTYYWYNFMPLSRGSAAVGFIVMLGLLLAANMEFTGSIPQDLQVDWEAILNLDPNSFVDSVKTWLYPSLKVTTSWKDYHDVASTFATTGSVIAALNFSSDD